The Candidatus Koribacter versatilis Ellin345 genome has a segment encoding these proteins:
- a CDS encoding HD family phosphohydrolase yields MSTPVPTQEMNAAARPAAILSYFPNDPEGERLLRAIAEAELVSFDTLDEEFQEAIVIVCVNPVRLSQNIARARRENVRVIAISNERYEELEMDSIVHAYLPPNTPAAILRRTVDSAVAHVMLWDGFQMLDDRFAGLTREIHELNRIGAALSAEHDTNKLLDLILTKCRELTRADAGSLYLVEQERATEPPAPIDPTHVSTHGPKAAEVPAPDVESASGRKVLRFKLAQNDSVSIPFREVTIPISEKSIAGYVALRGEIVNLRDAYDLPHEVPYAINRKFDEDSGYRTCSILAVPMRDQKEEIVGVIQLINAKNFADARLDSPLAVAHEVIPFTKHQQEIIASLASQAAVAYENSQLYASIQRLFEGFVKASVTAIEARDPTTSGHSFRVANLTVALAETVDRCEDSLFGDITFTRSEMKEIRYASLLHDFGKVGVREEVLIKAKKLYPGQLDLIQQRFEYVKRTVENENLQSRVNYLLEKSRDEYLAKQTEYDGELKQKLEQLDLYYQTIVAANEPTVLPEGSFDSLKGIMRTAFHAYSGDEQPLLREDEVLLLSIRKGSLDESERLQIESHVVHTYNFLSKIPWTKEIRHIPTIARGHHEKLNGLGYPFKLSAPTIPIQTRMMTISDIFDALSASDRPYKKAVSQERALQILGFAVKDGEVDGALLKLFIDGKVFERWKVEPFPY; encoded by the coding sequence ATGAGCACGCCAGTTCCGACGCAAGAGATGAACGCTGCCGCGCGCCCGGCCGCGATCCTGAGTTACTTCCCCAACGATCCGGAAGGCGAGCGCTTGCTCCGCGCCATTGCGGAGGCCGAGCTCGTGTCGTTCGATACCCTCGACGAAGAATTCCAGGAAGCGATTGTGATCGTCTGCGTGAACCCAGTGCGGCTCTCGCAGAATATTGCGCGTGCGCGGCGCGAAAACGTGCGCGTGATTGCCATCTCCAATGAGCGCTACGAAGAGCTAGAGATGGACTCGATCGTTCACGCCTACTTGCCACCAAATACTCCCGCTGCAATTTTGCGTCGCACGGTGGATAGCGCCGTGGCACACGTCATGCTCTGGGACGGTTTCCAGATGCTCGACGACCGCTTTGCCGGCCTGACCCGCGAGATCCACGAACTCAATCGCATTGGCGCCGCACTCAGCGCGGAACACGACACCAATAAGCTGCTCGATTTGATCCTGACCAAATGCCGCGAGCTTACCCGTGCAGACGCCGGATCGCTCTACCTTGTGGAACAAGAGCGCGCGACGGAGCCTCCAGCGCCAATCGATCCCACGCATGTATCCACGCACGGCCCCAAGGCCGCCGAAGTTCCCGCGCCCGATGTGGAGTCGGCCAGCGGCCGCAAGGTCCTGCGCTTCAAGCTGGCGCAGAACGACAGCGTCTCGATTCCCTTCCGCGAAGTCACGATTCCGATCAGCGAAAAGTCCATCGCGGGCTATGTCGCGTTGCGCGGCGAGATCGTAAACCTGCGCGACGCTTACGATCTGCCGCACGAAGTTCCGTACGCGATCAACCGCAAGTTCGACGAAGACTCCGGCTATCGCACCTGCTCGATTCTCGCGGTGCCAATGCGCGACCAGAAAGAAGAGATCGTCGGCGTCATTCAGCTCATCAACGCCAAGAATTTTGCGGACGCGCGCCTCGACTCGCCGCTTGCCGTCGCCCATGAAGTGATTCCGTTCACCAAGCACCAGCAGGAGATTATTGCGTCGTTGGCGAGCCAGGCCGCCGTAGCGTACGAGAACAGCCAGTTATACGCGAGCATCCAGAGACTCTTCGAAGGCTTCGTTAAGGCGAGCGTAACCGCAATTGAAGCTCGCGATCCAACTACGTCGGGCCATTCGTTCCGCGTCGCGAACTTGACCGTCGCACTGGCCGAAACTGTAGATCGCTGCGAAGACTCGCTCTTTGGCGACATTACCTTCACCCGTTCGGAGATGAAGGAGATCCGCTACGCTTCGCTGCTGCATGACTTCGGCAAGGTCGGTGTGCGCGAAGAAGTTCTTATCAAAGCGAAGAAGCTCTACCCCGGGCAGCTCGACTTGATCCAGCAGCGCTTCGAGTACGTGAAGCGCACGGTTGAGAACGAGAACCTGCAGTCGCGGGTGAATTACCTGCTCGAGAAATCGCGTGACGAGTATCTCGCGAAGCAGACGGAGTACGACGGCGAGCTCAAGCAGAAGCTTGAGCAACTCGATCTCTATTACCAGACGATCGTTGCCGCCAACGAGCCCACGGTGCTACCCGAGGGCAGCTTCGACAGTTTGAAAGGAATCATGCGCACTGCGTTCCACGCCTACAGTGGCGACGAACAACCGCTGCTGCGCGAAGACGAAGTGCTTCTGCTCTCCATCCGCAAAGGCTCGCTCGACGAAAGCGAACGCCTGCAGATCGAGTCGCACGTGGTGCACACCTACAACTTCCTCAGCAAAATTCCGTGGACGAAAGAGATCAGGCACATCCCCACCATCGCCCGCGGCCACCACGAAAAACTCAACGGCCTCGGCTACCCATTCAAACTCTCGGCGCCGACGATCCCAATCCAAACCCGCATGATGACCATCTCGGACATCTTCGACGCGCTCTCCGCGAGCGACCGTCCGTACAAGAAAGCCGTCAGTCAGGAACGCGCGCTGCAAATCCTCGGCTTCGCAGTAAAAGACGGCGAAGTGGATGGCGCGCTGCTCAAACTGTTCATCGACGGCAAAGTGTTCGAGCGGTGGAAGGTCGAACCGTTCCCGTACTAG
- a CDS encoding DUF2911 domain-containing protein, producing MKFAWAAILLLMFSIVAAAQETSEVATPPNGDNQHASVSQWIGPVKISIDYHSPRVHNPAENDRTGHIWGELVHYGFVDEGFGPTQAAPWRAGANESTAITFSHDVKVEGKDLKAGTYALFLDVEKTSPWQWIFSNHQGWGSFQYDRKDDVLRVPVAAQDAPFTEFLTYGFDDRRPDSAVAYLQWEKKRVPFKVEVPNVKALYVAKMRQDLQSWAGFNYQDWQTAAQFCADNKINLEEALTWADKAINGPFRGATIGHEEFATLSTKAAVLSAMGREADADSVMDKALHLRATDAYSVYAYGMGLLRNDKKDKAMKAFTFNQQQHPEDKFWTALGLARGYSANGDKKNAIANWEIVVKNVPANLSNRTAGYEAALKKLKEAI from the coding sequence GTGAAATTCGCATGGGCCGCAATTCTTCTTCTGATGTTCTCGATCGTGGCTGCCGCACAGGAAACTTCGGAAGTCGCGACTCCTCCCAATGGCGACAATCAGCACGCATCCGTCTCGCAATGGATTGGCCCAGTGAAAATCTCCATCGACTACCACAGTCCCAGGGTCCACAACCCCGCGGAGAACGATCGCACCGGCCACATCTGGGGAGAACTGGTGCACTACGGCTTCGTCGACGAGGGCTTTGGCCCGACGCAGGCCGCGCCCTGGCGTGCCGGTGCGAACGAGAGCACCGCCATCACCTTCTCTCACGACGTGAAAGTCGAAGGCAAAGACCTGAAGGCCGGGACCTACGCGCTCTTTCTCGATGTGGAGAAAACTAGCCCCTGGCAGTGGATCTTCTCTAACCACCAGGGCTGGGGAAGTTTTCAATACGATCGCAAGGATGACGTTCTGCGCGTCCCCGTCGCTGCGCAGGACGCACCGTTCACCGAATTCCTCACGTACGGCTTCGACGATCGCCGGCCGGATTCCGCGGTGGCTTACCTGCAATGGGAAAAGAAGCGGGTCCCCTTCAAAGTTGAGGTTCCCAATGTGAAGGCGCTCTATGTCGCGAAGATGCGTCAGGACCTGCAATCGTGGGCGGGATTCAACTACCAGGACTGGCAGACCGCCGCGCAATTCTGTGCAGATAACAAGATCAATCTCGAGGAAGCGCTGACCTGGGCGGACAAGGCGATCAACGGCCCATTCCGTGGCGCGACCATTGGACACGAGGAGTTTGCCACTCTCTCCACCAAAGCAGCCGTGCTGAGCGCCATGGGCCGTGAAGCGGATGCCGACAGCGTGATGGACAAAGCCCTGCATCTGCGCGCAACCGACGCGTACTCCGTTTATGCCTATGGCATGGGACTACTGCGCAACGACAAAAAAGACAAAGCGATGAAGGCATTCACGTTCAATCAGCAGCAACATCCGGAAGACAAGTTCTGGACCGCGCTGGGACTCGCTCGCGGCTACTCCGCTAACGGCGACAAGAAGAATGCAATCGCGAATTGGGAAATCGTGGTGAAGAACGTGCCCGCCAACCTGAGCAACCGAACCGCCGGATACGAGGCAGCGCTGAAGAAATTGAAAGAGGCGATCTGA
- a CDS encoding type II toxin-antitoxin system Phd/YefM family antitoxin: protein MDKHVSAADANREFSRLLQQVKKGESFVVTSHGKPVAKITPFDHDTRVSQSAWKLLLARFAATPARDVGRLTRDELYDE, encoded by the coding sequence ATGGATAAGCACGTATCGGCTGCGGATGCGAACCGCGAGTTTTCGCGCCTTCTGCAACAGGTGAAGAAGGGCGAATCCTTCGTCGTAACCAGCCACGGAAAGCCGGTTGCCAAGATCACACCTTTCGACCACGACACTCGGGTCTCGCAAAGTGCCTGGAAACTCCTGCTCGCTCGGTTCGCCGCGACGCCTGCGCGCGATGTCGGACGCTTGACCCGCGATGAGCTCTACGACGAATAG